A single region of the Sorghum bicolor cultivar BTx623 chromosome 7, Sorghum_bicolor_NCBIv3, whole genome shotgun sequence genome encodes:
- the LOC8080871 gene encoding valine--tRNA ligase, mitochondrial 1, with the protein MDKQPDARGAEKVAEEKQLDEKELERKLKKDQKAKEKEEKKLKAKQKEVARLQAQANSDGAKKTEKKQRKKAVEDENPQDFIDPDTPNGQKKLLASQMAKQYSPSAVERSWYAWWESSGYFGADPASTKPPFVIVLPPPNVTGALHIGHALTVAIEDAMIRWRRMSGYNALWVPGVDHAGIATQVVVEKKLMRERKLTRHDIGRENFISEVLKWKDQYGGTILNQLRRLGASLDWSREAFTMDEQRSKAVTEAFVRLHKEGLIYRDYRLVNWDCTLRTAISDIEVDHIDLKEETMLKVPGYANPVQFGVLISFAYPLEEGLGEIVVATTRIETMLGDTAIAVHPEDERYKHLHGRYAVHPFNGRKLKIICDAELVDPTFGTGAVKITPAHDPNDFEVGKRHNLEFINIFTDDGKINSNGGAQFDGMPRFAARVAVIEALKEKGLYKDTKKNEMSLGVCSRTNDVVEPMIKPQWFVNCSSMAKAGLDAVRSKKIEIIPQQYEQDWYRWLENIRDWCVSRQLWWGHRIPAWYVTLEDDLDKNLGSNNDRWIVARNESDANLEAQKKYPGTKLRLDQDPDVLDTWFSSGLFPLTVLGWPSDTADLRAFYPTSVLETGLDILFFWVARMVMMGMQLGGDVPFQKVYLHPMIRDAHGRKMSKSLGNVVDPLEVINGMSLDGLLKRLEEGNLDPNELNIARDGKKKDFPDGIAECGTDALRFALISYTSQSDRINLDIKRVVGYRQWCNKLWNAIRFAMGKLGDHYIPPATVDVSLMPPICKWILSVLNKAVGKTVTSLEAYKLSDATSAIYSWWQYQLCDVFIEAIKPYFFNDSQEFESARAASRDTLWICLETGLRLLHPFMPYVTEELWQRLPQPKDSCRKDSIMISEYPSPVEEWSNGGLENEMDIVLDAVNKIRSLKPPTDSNERRPAFALCRGQEIAATIQCYQSLIVFLSSISHLKILTENDETPADSATAVVNKDLSVYLQLQGALNADAEREKLRKKKDEIQKLQNALAQKMDASGYREKAPQSVQEEDMRKLTALLEQLEVISEAEKKLDAN; encoded by the exons ATGGACAAA CAACCTGATGCGCGGGGGGCGGAGAAGGTTGCTGAGGAGAAG CAACTTGATGAGAAAGAGTTAGAGAGGAAGCTGAAAAAAGATCAAAAG GCAAAagagaaagaagagaaaaaactTAAGGCAAAACAAAAGGAGGTGGCTAGGCTCCAG GCACAAGCAAACTCAGAtggagcaaagaagaccgaGAAAAAACAAAGGAAGAAAGCTGTCGAGGATGAAAATCCACAGGATTTCATAGACCCAGACACTCCTAATGGGCAGAAGAAATTGCTCGCATCTCAGATGGCCAAGCAATACAGCCCAAGTGCAGTTGAGAGATC ATGGTATGCCTGGTGGGAATCATCAGGATATTTTGGGGCAGATCCTGCAAGCACAAAACCACCATTTGTTATA GTTCTGCCACCTCCAAATGTGACTGGAGCTCTTCATATCGGCCATGCACTTACAGTGGCTATAGAG GATGCTATGATACGCTGGCGTAGGATGTCAGGCTACAATGCTCTGTGGGTCCCTGGAGTGGACCATGCTGGCATTGCTACACAG GTTGTTGTAGAAAAGAAGCTTATGCGTGAAAGGAAGCTGACAAGGCATGACATAGGGCGTGAAAATTTTATTTCTGAA GTACTCAAATGGAAAGATCAATATGGTGGTACCATATTGAATCAATTGCGCCGGCTTGGGGCTTCACTTGATTGGTCCCGTGAG GCTTTTACAATGGATGAGCAAAGATCAAAAGCCGTAACTGAAGCTTTTGTCAGGTTGCACAAGGAGGGCCTGATATATAG AGATTATCGCCTTGTTAATTGGGATTGCACACTTCGAACTGCAATTTCTGACATTGAG GTTGATCATATTGATCTTAAAGAAGAAACTATGTTAAAGGTCCCTGGTTATGCCAATCCTGTACAGTTTGGTGTATTGATATCTTTTGCCTATCCTCTTGAGGAAGGACTTGGTGAGATTGTTGTAGCAACCACCAGAATAGAAACAATGCTGGGCGATACAGCAATAGCTGTTCACCCCGAGGATGAAAGGTATAAGCATCTGCATGGAAGATATGCAGTCCACCCCTTCAATGGACGAAAACTCAAAATAATCTGTGATGCTGAGTTAGTTGATCCCACTTTCGGTACTGGGGCTGTCAAG ATTACTCCTGCCCATGATCCAAATGACTTTGAGGTTGGAAAGCGTCATAACCTTGAATTCATCAATATATTCACAGATGATGGAAAAATAAATAGCAATGGAGGTGCACAATTCGATGGAATGCCTAGATTTGCCGCTCGAGTTGCTGTTATTGAGGCACTGAAGGAAAAG GGGTTGTATAAGGACACAAAGAAGAATGAAATGAGTTTGGGCGTTTGTTCAAGAACTAATGATGTAGTGGAACCTATGATAAAACCACAGTGGTTTGTTAATTGCAGCTCCATGGCCAAGGCAGGCCTTGACGCTGTAAGGTCAAAAAAGATTGAAATTATTCCCCAGCAGTATGAGCAAGACTGGTACAG ATGGCTTGAAAATATACGTGATTGGTGTGTCTCGAGACAACTTTGGTGGGGACATCGTATACCTGCATGGTATGTGACACTAGAAGatgacctggataaaaaccttggttCCAACAATGACCGCTGGATAGTTGCAAGAAATGAAAGCGATGCAAACCTTGAGGCACAGAAAAAGTATCCAGGAACAAAATTACGTCTAGATCAAGACCCTGATGTGCTGGACACATGGTTTTCATCTGGTCTTTTCCCCTTAACAGTACTTGGTTGGCCGTCTGATACCGCTGACCTCCGTGCTTTCTACCCTACATCGGTACTAGAAACTGGACTTGATATTCTCTTCTTTTGGGTAGCAAGGATGGTGATGATGGGAATGCAACTTGGTGGTGATGTGCCATTTCAGAAG GTTTATTTACATCCTATGATTCGGGATGCACATGGCCGAAAGATGTCAAAATCACTTGGTAACGTTGTTGACCCTCTTGAGGTGATAAATGGCATGTCACTGGATGGTCTTCTGAAACGTTTGGAAGAAGGCAATCTGGATCCAAATGAACTAAATATCGCAAGAGATGGGAAGAAGAAGGATTTCCCTGATGGCATAGCAGAATGTGGTACCGATGCCCTCCGCTTCGCACTGATATCGTACACTTCCCAG TCTGACAGGATAAATCTTGATATCAAGAGGGTGGTTGGATACAGACAATGGTGCAACAAATTATGGAATGCCATCCGTTTTGCGATGGGCAAACTGGGTGATCATTACATTCCGCCAGCAACTGTTGATGTGTCTCTTATGCCACCAATCTGCAAGTGGATACTCTCGGTGCTTAACAAAGCTGTTGGGAAAACCGTTACTTCTTTAGAAGCATACAAATTGTCTGATGCAACATCTGCTATATACTCATGGTGGCAGTATCAGCTATGTGATGTATTTATAGAAGCTATCAAACCTTACTTCTTCAAcgattctcaagagtttgaatcaGCAAGAGCTGCCTCCAGAGATACCCTGTGGATTTGCCTGGAGACTGGTCTACGCCTGCTCCACCCATTCATGCCCTATGTAACAGAAGAGCTCTGGCAGCGTCTTCCACAGCCCAAAGATTCTTGCAGGAAAGATTCAATTATGATTTCAGAGTATCCATCTCCTGTTGAG GAATGGAGTAATGGCGGACTTGAAAATGAAATGGACATTGTCTTGGATGCTGTCAACAAAATAAGGTCTCTGAAGCCACCAACAGATTCAAACGAAAG acGGCCTGCTTTTGCACTTTGCCGAGGGCAAGAGATTGCTGCCACTATCCAATGCTATCAATCTCTAATCGTGTTTCTTTCTTCCATATCACATCTCAAG